The genomic stretch TGGATGGCCCACACGCGTGCATGTCTGGATGGCCCACACGCGTGCATGTCTGGATGGCCCACACGCGTGCATGTCTGGATGGCCCACACGCGTGCATGTCTGGATGGCCCACACGCGTGCATGTCTGGATGGCCCACACGCGCGCATGTCTGGATGCGGGCATGTCTTTACATACGCGTGGGAGATACGACGAGGAGGTAAAATTGCTGCTGGGCTTAGTTATGTTCCCTGCAAACTTGATCTGATTGATTGTTAATTATTGTGTGTTGAGTTCATCTTGTGTAGAACTTCCTGATTTTAAAAGCATTTGCAGAAACCTAAAATATTAAAACTGCTCACATTCTTGTGTTGAGAAAATTTGTAACgctgtaaaaaatgtttttattgttaTGTAGATGTTAGCCATGGCATGACCTTCACCTACTTTAGTAATTTCCTCATCTGAAAACCGGTCGTAAGAACTTGCTTTAGAGCAGTCTGGTTTGATGCTATACTTGTATGAAAAGGACATGCTTTGCTAAATAGGACTCCTTTACATGAAAGGCAGGTTAAGCAAGACAACCTGTTGGTCCtttttgaaaatatatttttgtgtGTACTTTTTCGTGAATTCCAATTGCTAGTTAGTCTTTTCCCATCGCTGCAGCTCCCGTACTGACTCGAGAGGCGACGGTAgagagccatgcgtcccccgaaacacgaCTCTTTCAAGCCGCACTGATTCTTGACACAGTgctcacttaacccagaagccagccacactaTGTGTCCAAGGAAACACAGTACAAcaggcgaccgtgtcagcgtgcatgctagagctcgatgggacaaggacatcccggccagccaaaccctcccctaacccggacagcgctgggccaattgtgcgccgcctcatgggtctacTGGTCGCGGCTGGCTGTGACCTATTTCGGGATCGAACTCGAATCTGCAGTGACGCCTCGAGCACTGCGAACCAGTGCGTTAGACCACTGCGCTACTCGGGAGACTCATGTTCCCTTTTTTTACAGTTGTAAAAGTTTAAATGAATAGCTTGCAGACATCATTTTGCCTGAGTTACTTTGCAGCTTATATTACAACTCAAAGGAGGTGTTAGAATATGCCTTGTTTTTAAAAGTGAGTTTAATGCAATTGATCTCCTCTCAGGAATGGCACGAGTATGATATCCCTGATCATCCCACCTAAGGACCAGATCTCCAGAGTGGCCAAGATGTTGGCTGATGAGTTTGGCACTGCATCCAACATTAAAAGCAGAGTCAACAGGCTCTCTGTGCTTGGAGCCATCACCTCTGTACAGCAGAGACTaaaactctaccataaaggtgtGTGAAGTCAGGTTGTAACTACTATCTCTCCTATATGAAGTAATTTGGGGTGGTCCTGGCTGGGTTatggcgtctgctaaatgacttaaatgtaaatgtaatttctccATTCATTCTAGTGGTCTAGAAtacaagaatttcgctacacccgcaataacatctcctcaacacatgtatgtgaccaatacattttgatttggtcTCTGAGCTCCAACTTGTTTTTTTTACCCTGCAGTGCCTCCCAACGGCTTGGTTGTGTACTGTGGCACCATTGTGACTGATGAGGGCAAAGAGAAAAAAGTCAATATCGACTTTGAGCCTTTTAAACCCATCAAcacttctctgtatctctgtgacAACAAGTTCCATACAGAGGTAAGGTTGTTCAACACCCCTCTGTCCATTGTTTTCTCACCTCACTCTATATTTCCCATTGGGCTATTTGACTGGGAAATATGGAGTTTTGGATTGCATTGCACTATCGAAACAACACTCCTAACGGTTTCATGATTGTTTTGCTTGTTTTGGTGAAGAAacatggctttctgtatgtagcGTGATGTTCGGTATAGCCAAAACAGTCAAAATATTGACCACCTTTCCAATTagatttttaaaattatattacatgcattttctgtctctctcccaggctcttaCAGCATTGCTCTCAGATGACAGCAAGTTTGGTTTCATTGTGATTGATGGAAGTGGCGCCCTCTTCGGAACCCTACAGGGCAACACCAGGGAGGTGCTGCATAAGTTCACAGTGGACCTACCCAAGAAGCACGGTAAAAGCCCTATATTCACATGCACTCATGAACACAATTACAGCCTGTCCCCACAACCATGTATAACAAACAGCTCTCTTTCAGGCAGAGGAGGACAGTCTGCCTTGCGATTTGCTCGTTTGAGGATGGAGAAGAGACATAACTACGTGCGGAAGGTGGCAGAGACGGCAGCCACGCTTTTTTTGTGCAACGACAAGGTCAACGTAGCAGGCATGGTCTTAGCTGGTTCAGCTGACTTCAAGACGGAGCTCAGCCAGTCAGACATGTTTGACCCGGTCAGTAACTCCAGACCCACCATTCCACGTCTTTCTGGTGCCATTGTAGCATTTATATGGCTGCTATGTGATCTGTTTTTTCACTGATGACTGTTTGACTCGTGTCCATTCAGAGGCTTCAAGCTAAGATCCTGAAGCTGGTTGACATATCATATGGTGGGGAGAATGGCTTCAACCAGGCCATTGAACTGTCCGCAGAAGTGCTTACCAATGTCAAATTCATCCAGGAGAAGAAACTAATAGGTACTTGTATTCAGTACATCTGATCTGTTGTTAATTTGCATGAATGTCTACTCCATCCTGTTGTCATATTGATAATATAGAGGACCTTTTCTCCCAGGACGATACTTTGATGAGATCAGCCAGGATACGGGGAAGTACTGCTTTGGGGTGGAAGACACACTGAAAGCCATGGAAATGGGTGCTGTTGAGATCCTGATTGTTTATGAGAACCTGGATACCATGAGATACATCCTACGTTGCCATGGAGCAGAGGGACTTGCTATGGCGGAGAAGGGTACCGGTATGTAAATGTGCTCGACACACACTACAAAGTGCAACCAGTTGAGGGATTCTTGTCTTAACATGTTTTTATTTCTTGCCCCTCTGTTCTGTTCAACCTCTTCTACTGATTCAGATGAGAAGACGTTGTATTTGACGCCAGAGCAAGAGAAAGACAAGTCTCACTTCACAGACAAAGAGGTCAGTGAGGAGTCATTATCTTTCCATAACCAACACAAGTGTATGAAGGAATTTCTGTTGTGGTCCCAGATTTTCTAGAGGACCTCAAAATGTGATGTAAGCAAAATTGAAGAGAAATTTAATCTACTTCCTGTGTTCGCATCCACCACTTTTACATGGAGAATTCTCATCACAAAAGGAT from Oncorhynchus gorbuscha isolate QuinsamMale2020 ecotype Even-year unplaced genomic scaffold, OgorEven_v1.0 Un_scaffold_27:::fragment_2:::debris, whole genome shotgun sequence encodes the following:
- the LOC124017540 gene encoding eukaryotic peptide chain release factor subunit 1-like, whose amino-acid sequence is MADDPNAADRNVEIWKIKKLIKSLEAARGNGTSMISLIIPPKDQISRVAKMLADEFGTASNIKSRVNRLSVLGAITSVQQRLKLYHKVPPNGLVVYCGTIVTDEGKEKKVNIDFEPFKPINTSLYLCDNKFHTEALTALLSDDSKFGFIVIDGSGALFGTLQGNTREVLHKFTVDLPKKHGRGGQSALRFARLRMEKRHNYVRKVAETAATLFLCNDKVNVAGMVLAGSADFKTELSQSDMFDPRLQAKILKLVDISYGGENGFNQAIELSAEVLTNVKFIQEKKLIGRYFDEISQDTGKYCFGVEDTLKAMEMGAVEILIVYENLDTMRYILRCHGAEGLAMAEKGTDEKTLYLTPEQEKDKSHFTDKETGQDHELIESLPLLEWFANSYKKFGACLEIVTDKSQEGSQFVKGFGGIGGILRYRVDFQAIEYQGEDDELFDLDDY